The following nucleotide sequence is from Borrelia sp. A-FGy1.
GACAGGAACTATTTCTGAATTAATTATTAATGTTTCAGATAATTTTGTAGAATTGTACATTTTGCGAGCTTTATAAATCATTTCATGAGTAACTTCATCTGCACACTTTTGTGCATCTAGATCAAGTGTTGTGTATATAGAATAACCATCTTTATATATGTTTGCTCCAGCTGGAAGATATTTAACTATTCTTTGCCTTATATACTCTGAAAAATAAGGTGCATTATCTTTCTTATATGAAATAGCAGATATGTCTGCCATACGAGTCCAATCGTAGTTTTCCCAGTATTCATTAAATTCTTTTTCAGCTAGCTCAGGAGTTATTATTCCATTAACTACTACTTGATTTAATACTGCCTTTTGTATTTTTTTAGAAAATTCAGGATTGTAAAAGGGAGAATAAAGTTTTGCATTGGGTAATTGTATAAGCATTAAAACAGCTTCTGCAGTGTTAATATCTTTAACGCTTTTATCGAAAAAGAAATTAGCAGCTGCAACTACTCCGTAGTTTCCATTTCCAAAATAGACCTTATTTAAATATCTTTCAAGTATTTCATACTTTGATAGCTTTTTTTCAAGTTGTATAGCCCACCAAATTTCATTTAGTTTTCTTAAAATAGACCTTTTTGCTTGATTGGTATAAAGGAGTTTTGCTAGTTGTTGAGTTAAGGTACTTCCACCTGAAAAATATCTACCAAGTGCGATATTAAGAGCAGCTCGAAGCATTCCTATTAATGAAAAGCCTCGGTGAGAATAAAATTCAGTATCTTCACGTATTAATAAGATGTTTATTAGGTTATTAGGCATTTCTTTTAAAGAAAGTATCTCTCTATTTTCATCTGATATAAATTGTGTAATTATTTTGCCATTAGTATCAAAAAGTTTTGAAGGTACTGCAGGGTTTGAATCACCAAAATTTTTATCTTTTTGTATGTTAATAGTTTCAACTAAAGAGAATGATAATAAAATAATAGAAAAGCTAATGGTAAAGCATGTTAAGTAAAGGAGTATATTGACTTTATTATTTAAATTAACACTTTTCAAATTATATCCCATATGTAATTATACTATAGATAAGATAAAATTAATAATATTTTTCTTTAGTTGTGATAATATTAAAGTATTGCTATAATTTTTATTCATAATATATTATTAGATTCTATTATTGTGTAGATTCTATAATACAAGTTAACAATAAATAAAAGTATGGCTTTAAGAGTATCAGAAATATTTATTATTTTTATTTAGTACAATTAGGTTTTTTTGCTATTTTAGAGCAAAATTTTATTTTTGAGTTTATTGTATTATCTTATATGAGAGAATGGTTGTACTAGTATTTTGGAATGGAATTATTTTAAACAATTTATGAATAGCCTTAAAAGTTTTGGATTTTGTTTCAATAAGGTTCCTAAATGTCGATTTTAAATTTATGCTATGTTTTTATTGTTTGTTGGACTTGAAAGGAGAGGTTTATGCTTTTGTCTAGGAAAATAAAAGATTATGAGGCTAAGTATAAAGGTAAAGAAATTAAAATGAGTACTGAGATAAACAGTTTTCTTAATATTAGAAATACTGTTGAGATGAAAGTTGGTAGTTATATAGCGTATGGAGTGATTTATTCTATTTCTATGAATAGTATTAAGATTATTTTTCAGGAAGATTCAATTTTACGGACTTTAGCTGGAAATAGAAATTCGGGAAATATTCAACTTAGAAGATTTGATGATTTTGAAAATAATTCTTTTTTTATACCATCCTTAACGGTTAAGTTATCAAATACATCTGATTATCCTTCTCAGGAGAGGAGCTATAATTTATTGACTTTAGATTTTTTATCTCCTATGCCAGAAGAATTTGCTGTTAAAGTTGGCAAACTTCTTGATTTAAAGCTTGGACAGAATCAAAGAATACATGAGCGTATTATTGTTGATAAAGATTCACTTAGAAAGCTTAAGCTTGATTCAGATAAGGCCTTTATTGAATTTAATGGAGTTAAGCATAAATGTCTAATTAAGGATTTGTCTTATGGAGGAGCATTATTGATTTCTTACTTTGAATATGAAGAAGTAGAAGAAAAGGAAATTAATTTAACTTTAAATTTTAATATTGCAGATAAAGAAGTACCTATTAAGGGGAAAGCAAAAAATTTAAGTGTTATTCAAACTCCTAATGGTAAAGTTTTAGCTTTAGGAATTGCTTTTTATGAAGAAGAAATTCCTATTGAATATACCATGTTGATCCATGACTATTTTAATTAAAAATTTGTGCTTGAGAGGTTGTTTTTATTATTTTCTTTCAGTGAATATTATAGGATTTGTATTTTTAATTATGTAGTAGAATAATGTGAACGTTAATATTTAAATAAACTTATAGTTATTCTTATTTCAGTATCTATATTATTTTTAAAATAGAATTCCAAGAATGCTCATGTTTTTATGTTAATTTTGTTTTTAATTTGTCGAAGTATCTAGGATGGATAAGGGCTTTGAAAATAAGAGTTAATGCTTAATATTATATTTTAAGAAATAAATTTATTTAGACTAGCTTTAATAAGTCTGTTGTTAATTGAGTAACCAATTTCGTTGTTGTGAGTAAATTCAGCAAGTATTTTTTTATATTTTCTCTCAGATTCTACAAATTCTTTGTATATGTTTTTTGCATATTCTTCGAGAGTATTGTATACAGAAATGTTTTCCATATCCCAAAACCTATTAAGCCAATATAAATTAAGAGTATCTCTCATAATAAGTATTCTTGTGTTTTTATCTTCTGCATATTTTCTTATATTGTCTTGTTTTTTAAATAAATAAACAGGTATTCTAGGCCTATAATGTTCTAGTAAGTTGCCAGGGGATGCAGATATTCTTTCTGACCCTATGGCGTAATCTACTTTAAATTCTTCCTTAAGTACTTCTTGTATTTTTTCTTTTGTAATTGAACCTGGACGTAAGATTAATGCATTCCCTTTATCATCAAAATCTACGACAGTTGATTCTATACCAATATTTGAGAATCTATCATGTTTTATTATTCCTTTAACTAGTCCATTAAGCTCTCGGATTGCCATTGTAGAATTCGTAGCACTAGGACGTCTTGACAAGTTGGCAGATGGTGCTACTATTGGAACTCCGCTCATTTTAATTAATTTAATAGCTATAGGTTCTCTTGGTATTCTTACTGCTATGCTATTGAGTCCTCCACTTGCAAATTTAGAAATCTTGCCAGAACTCTTTAATATAAATGTTATAGGTCCTGGCGTAAACTTTTGCATTAATCGCAAAGCACTGCTGGGGATATATTCTGAAAGTTCTCTTATTTTATTTATTGAGTCAACATGAACTATCAATGGATTTGTTATGGGGCGCTTTTTAACTAAAAAGATCATCCTTACAGCATCATCTCTATATGCATTAGCTCCAATTCCATACACTGTTTCTGTAGGAAATACTACTAATTCTCCTTCTCTTATATACTTTGCTGCTCTCTCTATGTCTTTCCATTCTATTATTTCTGTTTTCATTTATTTGATCCTTAGCCATATTTTATAATATTATTTATTAATATTTTTTACTCTAATAAAAAATTAATAAAAATATTAATAAATAATAATTGTGTTAAGTTAATAGATAGCTTAAATTTACTTTTGAAAATCTTAAATTTTATATTATAATGAACAACATGAGAAGTTTGATTAATCTTTATAACTTTATTCTTATTTTTTCTATTTTATTTTTTGTTGTTATGGAATTGAATAGTGCTACTGTAGGTCTTGCTTCTTGGTATGGAGAAGCTTTCCATGGAAAAGTTACTGCTAATGGGGAAAAATTTGATATGACGGCTCTTACTGCTGCTCACAAAGAGCTTCCATTTAATACTGTTGTAAGAGTTACTAATTTATTGAATAATAGGGTTGTTGTTGTAAGGATTAATGATAGAGGACCTTTTAGAAAAGATAGGATCATTGATTTGTCAAAATCGGCTGCTGAGAAGCTAGACTTTTTAGGAATAGGTGTTGCTCCTGTAAAAATTGAGGTATTGGAAAAGTTAGATGAAAAAAAAGGTATAGCAAAAGAAAATAATGAGTCTTTAAATACAGTAGATTCTTCTAAAAAGGAGGAGCCTGATATTAGTTCAAATTCGAAGTTAGATAAAGATATTCTTATAGAGAAAAAGGAAAATAATGAAAATGGTGTTGCAGCTAAAACTAAGCTTTTAAATGAAATTGAGATGGAATCAGATTTTTATATACAGGTTGGCTCTTATAAAATGAAAGATTATGCTGAAAAAGCTTATAGGGCACTGCAAAGGGTTGGTTTAAATGTCTTAATAAATGTTCATGGCCCTTTTTTTACAGTTTTTATCCCTACTTCTGCTGATGATGTACATAAAAATGTTGAACTTATTAAATCTACAGGGTACAAGGATATTTTGGTAAGAAAGACTAAGATCTTGGGAGATAGATTAGCTATAGAATAGTGTTTTGTTCTATTTTTTGAAAAAAAATATCTATTTTTAATTTTATATTTTCAAATTTTGAATAATAGTAATCTATATTTGGCAAGGATTTTAAGAAAAGTTTCCCATAAGTCTTCTCAAAAATTCTTTTATCAAAACATACTATAATTCCATAATCTTTTGAATCTCTAATTAGTCTTCCAAACCCTTGTTTAAATTTTATGATTGCTTGAGGTAATATTTCTTTTCTAAAAAAATTTTCTCCTGTTTTAATAGCTAATTCGTTCTTTGCTATTAAAACAGGATCTGAGGGAGTCTGAAATGGAAGTTTGGGCATTATTACCATTGTCAATTTATTTCCTTTAATGTCTATTCCTTCCCAAAAGTTCTTAATTCCTATAAGTACACTTTTTTTTTGTGATTTTTTGAAGGAGTTTATTAATTCATATTTTGGCAAATCTCCTTGTATAAAAAGATTTATATCATTTACAAGTAAAAAATCTTTAATTGTTCTCCCTATATATTTTAAACTTTTAAATGAAGTTAAAAGAATTAAAGTTCCTCCTTTATTTAGTAATACAAGTTCTTTAATGTATTTTATTGATTGACTTAAAAAGTTTTCTTCATTATTTGGATTTTCAATGTCAGATGTAACTACTAGCATTGATTTTTCTTTATAAGGGAAAGAATATGGTATTTTTTCATTTACTATGTCTTTATCACTTAAGTTTAATCCTGTTTGGTTTAGAAAATATGAAAATGATTGATTTATAAGCAGAGTAGCTGAGGTAAAAATTATTCTTTTTGCTCTTTTATGCATAATTTTATTTAATACAGGACCTAAATTAATCTCTGAGGTTTTGAATGTAACTATATTTTTTTTATTTTCTATCCAAAAACAAAAATTGTCATATTTGTTTAATGAGATGAAATCTTTAATTAATATTTCTTTTTCTTCTATATTTTTAATTAGTCTTTCAAGTTCAATTTTTGCTGTTTTATTTTCAATTTCTTGCGTTATTGATACCATAGATGACCTATAACTTTCTAGGCTATAAATTATATCCTTTAAGTATGTTTTAATTCTTATGTAGAAATCGGTTTTATGTGTATTTCTAGTTATCCTATAAACAGAAGGTAAATTTTTTTTTGTTCTTATTGTATAATCTATACTTTCAAAGTTTAGCATTGTTGCAATTTCAAAGTTTTTCTTGTATATACCGCTTATGTTTTGTCTTTTAATTATTTTATCTACTTTTGAAAAAAGTTGTTTTAAACTAATTTTTGAAAAACTTTTGCTAAATAGAGATCTTGCAGCTTCTTCTAGATAATGAGCTTCATCAATTATTATGTTTTTTATATTAGGAAGAATTAAGTTGAGCTCCTCTTCTATATCATTTTTTTCCGAAATATCTTCATGATTTTCTTTTTCTTTTAATATTTCGTTTCTTATGTAGATATCATTTAGGAGTAGATGATGATTAGTTACTATAATATCACATTCTGATACTTTTCTCCTTGCTTTTTTGAAGAAACATTTATTCTCATCAGGGCAAGTAATTCCCGAACATGTTTCGGTATTAGATGATACTTCTTCCCAAATTTTCTCATCTACAAAATTAAGTTCGTCTTTATCACCAGTTTGTGTATTTTTTGCCCAATGAAATAATAATTCCAGATTGTTTTTATTAAATGTATGCATTATTAGATTTCTTTCAAGTTCTTCAAGTCGACGAAGACATAGATAATTTCTCATTCCTTTAATAAGTCCAAACTTTATTTTAAAGGGAATGATTTCACTTAAAGATTTAATGTCCTTTTTAATTAGTTGTTCTTGAAGATTAATAGAGGCTGTTGAAATTATGACTTTTTCTTGTGTTTTTTGAATGAAATCAATAGCAGATATTAAATAAGCAAGGCTTTTGCCAGTTCCTGTTGGTGCTTCAATAACTAGAAAATTTTCATTGTTGAAGGCTTTAGTTACTTTTTCTATCATTCTGAGCTGTGGTTCTCTTTTTACAAATCCTTTGATATTTAATTCGGCTTTTTTTAGTATATAGTCAATTAAATTCAATTTTATTGATAATTCCTTTTATTAATTTTTCAAATTCTTTAGATACTTTTGCTGAATTTATCTTAACTTCTTCGTGATTTAAAATTTCCTTTTGATTTCCTGATGCTAGGTTTGTTACATTTGAAATTGCTACTGTGTTCATTTTTAGATATGCTGCTATAATTATTTCAGGTATGGTTGACATACCAACTAAATCTGCACCTATTGTTTTGAAAAAACTTATTTCGGCTGTTGTTTCATAACAAGGCCCTGAAACTGCAAGATAAACACCTTCTTTAATATTTTCCTTAAAAATATTCTTATAAACATTTCTTGTTAATTCAACTAAATTTGAATTACTGTAAATTGAATTTAATTCTTGAAATCTTACTCCTAAATTGTCATCATTTATTCCAATCAAGGGATTGATTCCCATAAAATTTATGTGGTTATTTATTAATATGAGATCATTTATTTTAAATTGACTATTAATTGCTCCTGCGGAATTTGTAATGATTAAATTTTGAACTCCAAATTTTTTTGCGAGTAATATAGGCATTATTATTTCTTTAGGGTGATAACCTTCGTAATAATGAAATCTTCCGGAAAAAATAGCTAGGTCTTTATTAATGTTTAATGTACCTTTATGCCCATCTACAGTTGGTATTGGAAATTCTTTTATATCTTTATAAGGGATTTCAATACCATTCTCACATATTTCGCTTAATTTGCTAAGTCCAGATCCAAGTATTATTGCTGTTTTTGGCTTAAATTCTGAATTATATTTGATTGAATCATATGACTTATCTATTCTTTTGTTGATTTCTTTGAAATTCATCCTATTCCCTTCTTTACCATGGTGTTTTCTTATTATATATTTATTTTATGAATTTTTTAAACAATATTATTCGTCCGGTTATGATTTTAGCTCCTATGGAAGATGTAACAGATACTGTTTTTAGGAATTTGATTCATTTAATAGGTAATGGAAAGGATGAGCCTGATATTTATTTTACTGAGTTTATTTCTGCTTCGGGTCTTGTAAGGGGATCTAAGCGGTCAATGCAACATGTTTTAACAAAAAAGGATGAATTGAATCGACCCTTAATTGCTCAAATTTGGGGTAAAAATCCTGATGATTTTTTTAATGCCATAAAAATTTTAAGAAATTTAGGATTTTGGGGGGTTGATCTTAATATGGGTTGCCCTAAGAAGAAGATAGTTAAGAAGGGTGTATGCTCTGCTTTGATTTTAAATAAATCCTTAGCCTATGAAATAGTAATGGCTAGTAAGGAGGCGTGTTTAAAGTTTGGATTGCCTCTTAGTGTAAAGACAAGGCATGGATTTTTTTATTCTGAAGTTGAGGATTGGTTAGGATTTTTACTGAAATTGGGTGTTGATATGCTTACAGTACATCCAAGACTTGCTGTCAATCAAAATGAAGGCTCCATAGATATTAATGTTTTTGATGAAGTTGTTAAATTGAAAGATAAGATTAATCCTTCTACATTAATTATTGGAAATGGAGATGTTTTAAGTTTGAAACAAGCAGTTAGAATTATAGGAGATTATTCTATTGATGGAATAATGTTTGGGCGTGGTATTTTCAAAAATTTGAATTTATTTAAAAAAGATTCTCCTAACTTTTTGAGTAATAATTTAAACTATAGATTGAATATATTAAAATTTCATATAAAAGATTTTTATTCTACTTGGAGATTTACTAAAGATTTTAATAAACTTAAGAAATACTTCAAGATTTATTTTAATGAAAGTGAGAGGAACAGTGAATATTTTCATAATATTATGAGCTCAACTAATTATGAAGAGCTTTTTGAAAGTATAGGTTGAAGTGATTTTAGGGAGATTATGTTAATCAATGAACAATAAAGTTTCAGAAAAATATGATTCTAAGGTTTTTGAAGATAGGATTTATAAAAAATGGTTAGATAATAATGTGTTTAGCCCCAATGATAGGCTTAAACATAAATTTAGTATGGTAGCTCCTCCTCCAAATGTTACAGGCATTCTTCATATGGGGCATGCTCTTAATTTTACCTTGCAGGATATTCTTGTTCGCTATATGAGGATGAAGGGAAAGAGTACGCTTTGGCTTTTTGGAACAGATCATGCTGGTATTGCTACTCAATCAGTTTTTGAGAAACAGCTTAAAGAGCTAGGAAAGAATAAGGATGATTTTACTCGTGAAGAATTTATTGATGAGATTTTTAAATTCAAAAATAAACATAGAGAAATAATTGTTAGCCAGATAAAAAAACTAGGTGCTTCTTATGATCATTCAAGAGAAAGATTTACTCTTGATGACGAGGCTTGTAGGGCTGTTAATAAAGCTTTTGTTGATTTGTATAATAAGGGATTAATTTATAGAGGAGAATATCTTGTAAATCTTGATCCTGGATCTGGAAGTGTTGTTAGCGATGAGGAAGTTGAATATATAGAAATTATTGGAAAAATTTACTTTATTAAGTATTTATTGGATGATGGCAGTTTTATTAAGGTTGCAACTACTAGACCTGAAACTATGTTTGGTGATGTTGCTGTTGCTGTTAACCCTATGGATTATAGGTATAAATCTCTGATTGGTAGAGAGGTTATAGTTCCTATTGTAAATAGAAAGATTAAGATAATAGGGGATGATTATGTTGACATGGAATTTGGTAGCGGTGCCTTAAAAATAACTCCTGCACATGATCCTAATGATTTTGAAATTTCAAAAAGGCATGATATACCTAAAATAAATATCTTAGATAAAAATGCAAGACTTAATAAGAATGTTCCCGTTGGATATCAGGGTTTAAGTGTAAGAGATGCAAGAGCTAAAATAGAAAAAGAATTAAAAGATATAGGATTATTAATGGATGTTAAAAATCATAAGCATAAAGTTGGACATTGTCATAGGTCTGGAGAAGTTATTGAACCTTATTTATCAAATCAGTGGTTTGTGAGAATGAAACCTTTGGCTTTAAAAGCTTTAAAGGCTTTAGAAGAAGATAAAATTAGATTTTATCCTAAAAAGTGGGAGAATACTTATAAACATTGGTTGTTAAATATCAGGGATTGGTGTATATCTAGACAGTTAGTTTGGGGTCACAGAATTCCTGCTTGGTATGATTGCAAAACAGGAGATGTTGTTGTTAGTGAGAATGACCCTTCATTAGGTGAGAAGTATAAAGACAGGAATTTTACTAGAGATATAGATGTGCTTGATACTTGGTTTTCTTCTTGGTTATGGCCATTTTCTTCGCTTGGATGGCCAGAGTATACCCTTGATTTTAAGAATTATTATCCTACAAATACTTTAATTACTGCTTATGACATAATATTTTTTTGGGTGGCAAGAATGGTTATGGCGGGAATTGAATTTACAGGTCAGGTTCCCTTTAGAGATATATATATAACACCTCTTTTAAGAGACAAACACGGGAGAAAGATGTCAAAATCTTTAGGCAATGGAATAAATCCTATTGAAATTATCGAAGAATACGGAAGTGATGCCTTGCGTTTTACTGTTTCTTTCTTATCTGTTCAGGGTCAGGATTTAAATATTGATAATAAAGATTTTGTGTTTGGTGCTAAGTTTGTAAATAAAGTATTTAATGCATCTAAATTTATTTTATCAAATTTGGATGGCAGGGTTATATCAGATAGATTAGATTTAGACGATATTGATAAGTGGTTACTTGCAAGTTTAAATTCTACTATTGTTTCTCTAGAGTGTGCTTTTAAAAATTATAAGTATAATGAGGCTACAAAATTAATATATGAATTCTTTTGGAATGATTTTTGTGATTGGTATATTGAAATCAGTAAAATTAATTTGAACAGTAGAGATAATAGTATTCAAAATATGACTATTTCTAAGTTGATTTTTTTCCTTGAAAAATCTTTACTTTTAATGCATCCTTTTTTACCTTTTATTACTGAAGAGATTTATTCTAAGCTTCCATCTTCAAATGGCGTATTAGTTTTAGCAAGTTATCCTGAGACTACAAATCAAGAAAAATTTGAAGAAGAATTTGAAAGTTTTAATTCGTTTAAAGATTTTGTTATATCTATTAGAACTCTTAGAAGTGAATTTAATATAGTACCGAATGTTAGGATAAATGTTGCTTTAAAGTTTGACCATGCTTTCAAATATGAGAGATATTTTAAGGAACATGAGCATATTGCAAAAAAACTTATTAACTTTGATTATGTATTTTACAATCAAAACTATGAAAATATGATAGGAGTACCTAATATTGGTTTTGAAAGTTTTGCAGACATTAAAAATTTAATAGATACTGATAAGGAGCTTTCTAGGCTTTCTAAACAATTGGATAAATATGAGAGACTTAAATCATTAACTTTAGTTAAGCTTAAAAATCAAAATTTCTTGTCAAATGCGCCTAACGAGATTGTTGAGTTAGAGAAATCAAAATTAGAAGAGTTTGATTCTTTTATTTCAAAAATTAGTCATTATATTGAGAATTTAAGTAATTGAAAAAACTTTGCATAAGCTATCTAATATTACATTAGATAAGCATAACTCTTAATTTTTGTTTAAATTTTTTAATATTTTTGTGTTGATTTTTCATTTATTATTTTTTTATTTTGTTATTGTTTTTATATTTCAATTGCAAATTTTAGGTTTTAATGTGAAATTATACTCATAGATTTTTTATATCTTTTTAAGATTTTTTAAGATTTTATCTAAATTTTATTTTTACATTGTAACAATTATTGTCGATTTTGCTTCATTCTTATAGTTCTTGTTACTAAACATTCAAGAAATATTCTGTGTTTGACCATTGAATTTTTTATAAGCATTCAAACAGGGTTCATTGTTTTTTGTTTTAGTGAAAGAAATACTAGTTTACTTTATATAGCTTCAAGAAGTTTAATTTTTGAAGCTTCTATTAAATTCAAAATTTTCTTTTACAATTTCAATATAATGATTTGAAATCTTTTTTAGTGAATTTTTAAGCTTTGAAAGAGCAAATTTAGAATTTATCATGAAATTAAAAATTAAGGCATTTGATAATTAAAAGAGGGTTTTATACCAGATAGGGGGGGGCATGCTTTTTAAATTTGATTAAGTTTAATATCTAGAGTTTTATCTAGTTTTTCAGACACAATTTCATAATACTTTTCTATTCATTAGATTGCTCTTTGCCTTTTTTTGTGCTTTTATCATATGTCTTTTATTCATGAACCCTTTTTCTATAGAATAATTAAAATTTGCAAGTTTTAATCTATCTTTTACAATTTTGGCTGAGGAAAATGTTGAAAGCTTTGTGTTTGCTTTGCTCTTTTGTGAAATTAAAGTAAATATTTCATTATTCCACATTCTAGGATTTTTATTAGGACTAAAACCATCTAGGAAAAAATAGTCTATGTATTTGGGAACCTCTTTAAGTTTTTCTTTCGCATCTCCAATTAATATTTTTAAATTAACATTTTCTGTTATTTTTAACTTTATATTTTTTTTTGGTATATTTGGGTACTTTTTAAGTAGTGTTCTAAAATAATTTAGTTCTTGGTTA
It contains:
- a CDS encoding PilZN3 domain-containing protein, with the translated sequence MLLSRKIKDYEAKYKGKEIKMSTEINSFLNIRNTVEMKVGSYIAYGVIYSISMNSIKIIFQEDSILRTLAGNRNSGNIQLRRFDDFENNSFFIPSLTVKLSNTSDYPSQERSYNLLTLDFLSPMPEEFAVKVGKLLDLKLGQNQRIHERIIVDKDSLRKLKLDSDKAFIEFNGVKHKCLIKDLSYGGALLISYFEYEEVEEKEINLTLNFNIADKEVPIKGKAKNLSVIQTPNGKVLALGIAFYEEEIPIEYTMLIHDYFN
- a CDS encoding L-threonylcarbamoyladenylate synthase — encoded protein: MKTEIIEWKDIERAAKYIREGELVVFPTETVYGIGANAYRDDAVRMIFLVKKRPITNPLIVHVDSINKIRELSEYIPSSALRLMQKFTPGPITFILKSSGKISKFASGGLNSIAVRIPREPIAIKLIKMSGVPIVAPSANLSRRPSATNSTMAIRELNGLVKGIIKHDRFSNIGIESTVVDFDDKGNALILRPGSITKEKIQEVLKEEFKVDYAIGSERISASPGNLLEHYRPRIPVYLFKKQDNIRKYAEDKNTRILIMRDTLNLYWLNRFWDMENISVYNTLEEYAKNIYKEFVESERKYKKILAEFTHNNEIGYSINNRLIKASLNKFIS
- a CDS encoding septal ring lytic transglycosylase RlpA family protein gives rise to the protein MRSLINLYNFILIFSILFFVVMELNSATVGLASWYGEAFHGKVTANGEKFDMTALTAAHKELPFNTVVRVTNLLNNRVVVVRINDRGPFRKDRIIDLSKSAAEKLDFLGIGVAPVKIEVLEKLDEKKGIAKENNESLNTVDSSKKEEPDISSNSKLDKDILIEKKENNENGVAAKTKLLNEIEMESDFYIQVGSYKMKDYAEKAYRALQRVGLNVLINVHGPFFTVFIPTSADDVHKNVELIKSTGYKDILVRKTKILGDRLAIE
- a CDS encoding helicase C-terminal domain-containing protein — encoded protein: MNLIDYILKKAELNIKGFVKREPQLRMIEKVTKAFNNENFLVIEAPTGTGKSLAYLISAIDFIQKTQEKVIISTASINLQEQLIKKDIKSLSEIIPFKIKFGLIKGMRNYLCLRRLEELERNLIMHTFNKNNLELLFHWAKNTQTGDKDELNFVDEKIWEEVSSNTETCSGITCPDENKCFFKKARRKVSECDIIVTNHHLLLNDIYIRNEILKEKENHEDISEKNDIEEELNLILPNIKNIIIDEAHYLEEAARSLFSKSFSKISLKQLFSKVDKIIKRQNISGIYKKNFEIATMLNFESIDYTIRTKKNLPSVYRITRNTHKTDFYIRIKTYLKDIIYSLESYRSSMVSITQEIENKTAKIELERLIKNIEEKEILIKDFISLNKYDNFCFWIENKKNIVTFKTSEINLGPVLNKIMHKRAKRIIFTSATLLINQSFSYFLNQTGLNLSDKDIVNEKIPYSFPYKEKSMLVVTSDIENPNNEENFLSQSIKYIKELVLLNKGGTLILLTSFKSLKYIGRTIKDFLLVNDINLFIQGDLPKYELINSFKKSQKKSVLIGIKNFWEGIDIKGNKLTMVIMPKLPFQTPSDPVLIAKNELAIKTGENFFRKEILPQAIIKFKQGFGRLIRDSKDYGIIVCFDKRIFEKTYGKLFLKSLPNIDYYYSKFENIKLKIDIFFQKIEQNTIL
- a CDS encoding purine-nucleoside phosphorylase; the encoded protein is MNFKEINKRIDKSYDSIKYNSEFKPKTAIILGSGLSKLSEICENGIEIPYKDIKEFPIPTVDGHKGTLNINKDLAIFSGRFHYYEGYHPKEIIMPILLAKKFGVQNLIITNSAGAINSQFKINDLILINNHINFMGINPLIGINDDNLGVRFQELNSIYSNSNLVELTRNVYKNIFKENIKEGVYLAVSGPCYETTAEISFFKTIGADLVGMSTIPEIIIAAYLKMNTVAISNVTNLASGNQKEILNHEEVKINSAKVSKEFEKLIKGIINKIEFN
- a CDS encoding tRNA-dihydrouridine synthase, which codes for MNFLNNIIRPVMILAPMEDVTDTVFRNLIHLIGNGKDEPDIYFTEFISASGLVRGSKRSMQHVLTKKDELNRPLIAQIWGKNPDDFFNAIKILRNLGFWGVDLNMGCPKKKIVKKGVCSALILNKSLAYEIVMASKEACLKFGLPLSVKTRHGFFYSEVEDWLGFLLKLGVDMLTVHPRLAVNQNEGSIDINVFDEVVKLKDKINPSTLIIGNGDVLSLKQAVRIIGDYSIDGIMFGRGIFKNLNLFKKDSPNFLSNNLNYRLNILKFHIKDFYSTWRFTKDFNKLKKYFKIYFNESERNSEYFHNIMSSTNYEELFESIG
- the valS gene encoding valine--tRNA ligase, with protein sequence MNNKVSEKYDSKVFEDRIYKKWLDNNVFSPNDRLKHKFSMVAPPPNVTGILHMGHALNFTLQDILVRYMRMKGKSTLWLFGTDHAGIATQSVFEKQLKELGKNKDDFTREEFIDEIFKFKNKHREIIVSQIKKLGASYDHSRERFTLDDEACRAVNKAFVDLYNKGLIYRGEYLVNLDPGSGSVVSDEEVEYIEIIGKIYFIKYLLDDGSFIKVATTRPETMFGDVAVAVNPMDYRYKSLIGREVIVPIVNRKIKIIGDDYVDMEFGSGALKITPAHDPNDFEISKRHDIPKINILDKNARLNKNVPVGYQGLSVRDARAKIEKELKDIGLLMDVKNHKHKVGHCHRSGEVIEPYLSNQWFVRMKPLALKALKALEEDKIRFYPKKWENTYKHWLLNIRDWCISRQLVWGHRIPAWYDCKTGDVVVSENDPSLGEKYKDRNFTRDIDVLDTWFSSWLWPFSSLGWPEYTLDFKNYYPTNTLITAYDIIFFWVARMVMAGIEFTGQVPFRDIYITPLLRDKHGRKMSKSLGNGINPIEIIEEYGSDALRFTVSFLSVQGQDLNIDNKDFVFGAKFVNKVFNASKFILSNLDGRVISDRLDLDDIDKWLLASLNSTIVSLECAFKNYKYNEATKLIYEFFWNDFCDWYIEISKINLNSRDNSIQNMTISKLIFFLEKSLLLMHPFLPFITEEIYSKLPSSNGVLVLASYPETTNQEKFEEEFESFNSFKDFVISIRTLRSEFNIVPNVRINVALKFDHAFKYERYFKEHEHIAKKLINFDYVFYNQNYENMIGVPNIGFESFADIKNLIDTDKELSRLSKQLDKYERLKSLTLVKLKNQNFLSNAPNEIVELEKSKLEEFDSFISKISHYIENLSN
- the mnmD gene encoding tRNA (5-methylaminomethyl-2-thiouridine)(34)-methyltransferase MnmD; the protein is MNKLIFKGKTIYSNKFDDIYYHAQFGIEESTYVFIKGCNLDKELPHLKTANIVELGFGTGLNFIALLKHLKENHINAKINYYSVEKFPLRKEKIKEISKFFNQELNYFRTLLKKYPNIPKKNIKLKITENVNLKILIGDAKEKLKEVPKYIDYFFLDGFSPNKNPRMWNNEIFTLISQKSKANTKLSTFSSAKIVKDRLKLANFNYSIEKGFMNKRHMIKAQKKAKSNLMNRKVL